One stretch of Candidatus Baltobacteraceae bacterium DNA includes these proteins:
- a CDS encoding CPBP family intramembrane glutamic endopeptidase, producing the protein MNLRWVFLGSAGIRAGWSIAIFAAIVALEVFTLNSAARALHLHRLTGQGEIPPLVTLAFEAVFIVTVAIPTFVMSRIEGRSFLAYGYSGPRRLSRFLWGLLSGVVALSALVGVLALAHLIVFDKPNLSGPSILGYGLAWLIGFTFVGIAEESWTRGYLLFTLTRGLNFFWASIILSIAFGAIHSSNPGESPLGLVGAAVIGLVFCFSIWLTGSLYWAIGIHAAWDWAQSYLFGVADSGLRMRGHFLESHSAGTTWLSGGATGPEGSVFCLLTMLLIALGLYLVWGRKPALRDKGSLFAQSSS; encoded by the coding sequence GTGAACCTTCGCTGGGTTTTCCTTGGCTCTGCCGGGATTCGCGCCGGTTGGAGCATCGCTATTTTCGCGGCGATCGTAGCGCTCGAGGTCTTCACTCTTAATTCTGCCGCCCGGGCACTTCATTTGCATCGCCTTACCGGTCAGGGCGAGATACCGCCGCTAGTGACACTTGCCTTCGAGGCGGTGTTCATCGTCACGGTCGCGATCCCGACATTCGTGATGTCGCGCATCGAAGGCCGTTCGTTTCTCGCGTACGGCTACTCGGGGCCGCGTAGGCTCTCGCGTTTTCTTTGGGGTCTGCTTTCCGGCGTCGTCGCGCTCTCTGCGCTCGTCGGAGTTCTCGCTCTCGCGCATTTGATCGTTTTCGATAAACCAAATTTAAGCGGCCCGTCGATCCTCGGCTACGGGCTCGCATGGCTGATCGGCTTTACATTCGTCGGAATCGCGGAAGAATCGTGGACGCGCGGCTATTTGCTCTTCACGCTGACGCGCGGCTTGAACTTTTTCTGGGCTTCGATCATTCTCTCGATCGCATTCGGAGCGATTCACTCATCGAATCCCGGCGAATCTCCGCTCGGCCTCGTCGGTGCCGCGGTTATCGGTCTTGTTTTCTGCTTCAGTATTTGGCTGACCGGATCGTTGTATTGGGCGATCGGCATTCATGCCGCCTGGGATTGGGCGCAAAGCTATCTATTCGGCGTGGCTGACAGCGGCTTACGCATGCGTGGACATTTTCTCGAATCGCATTCGGCCGGCACCACCTGGTTGAGCGGCGGCGCTACCGGTCCGGAAGGCAGCGTTTTCTGCCTGTTGACCATGCTCTTGATTGCACTTGGTCTTTACTTAGTATGGGGACGCAAGCCCGCTCTACGAGACAAAGGCTCACTTTTCGCGCAATCTTCATCCTAA
- a CDS encoding enoyl-CoA hydratase-related protein, producing the protein MDGTITAELRVAIESGVATITFDRPAQYNALTATMLETLTKTFVDLERNKDVRAIVLTGEGKGFCSGQSLDDPSLAGEGGKIDIMRTVEARYNPLLRKMLGLEKPIVAAINGPAAGAGMGIALACDLRLASETASFSTAFVRIGLVPDSGLSFLLPRLIGYGRAMEAILLSEKITAQRAYEIGLVNRVCAPEKLLAETMEVAGTLARGPRALGLAKRELAHNTFGSRSVDEALRYEAEMQAIAGNSSDFAEGLAAFREKRQPAFTGQP; encoded by the coding sequence ATGGACGGGACGATAACCGCGGAGCTGCGCGTCGCAATCGAAAGCGGCGTCGCGACGATCACGTTCGACCGGCCGGCGCAGTACAACGCGCTGACGGCGACGATGCTCGAAACACTGACGAAAACGTTTGTCGATCTGGAGCGCAACAAAGACGTACGCGCCATCGTTCTGACCGGAGAAGGCAAAGGGTTCTGCTCCGGACAGTCACTCGACGATCCGTCGCTTGCGGGTGAAGGCGGCAAAATCGACATCATGCGTACGGTCGAAGCGCGTTACAACCCGCTCTTACGCAAGATGCTCGGTCTCGAGAAACCGATTGTTGCGGCGATCAACGGTCCGGCTGCCGGCGCAGGCATGGGCATTGCGCTGGCCTGCGATCTGCGCTTGGCTTCCGAGACAGCCTCGTTCTCGACGGCGTTCGTGCGAATCGGTCTCGTGCCCGATAGCGGACTCTCGTTTTTGTTGCCGAGGCTCATCGGTTACGGCCGTGCGATGGAAGCGATCTTGCTCTCCGAAAAGATCACCGCACAACGCGCGTATGAGATCGGCCTCGTTAATCGCGTTTGTGCGCCGGAGAAGCTCCTCGCCGAAACGATGGAGGTTGCCGGCACGCTCGCGCGCGGTCCGCGCGCGCTGGGTCTCGCAAAGCGCGAGCTTGCGCACAATACCTTCGGTTCCCGGAGCGTTGACGAAGCGCTGCGCTACGAAGCCGAGATGCAAGCCATCGCCGGCAACAGCTCCGATTTTGCGGAAGGCCTGGCCGCGTTCCGCGAAAAGCGGCAACCGGCTTTTACGGGGCAGCCGTGA
- a CDS encoding enoyl-CoA hydratase-related protein, producing MSDILRETPADGVVVLRLNRPKKLNALSNGVVADLGEMLTDAQIDGARAVIIAGDARAFAAGADLDEFLEEGPLLAAWDLIWRCELPMISAVRGIAFGGGLELAMSCDLMVVAEDARLGQPEIKLGLIPGAGGTQRLTRALGKTLASELIMLGGEISGQLAYERGLANRCVPSERVEATALDLATSLAAGPPLAIRAAKRAIMHAFEDGLRTSLERERAIFFELLETEDGREGVSAFRERRAAQWTGR from the coding sequence ATGAGCGACATTCTCCGCGAGACGCCCGCCGACGGCGTGGTCGTGCTTCGCCTCAACCGTCCCAAGAAACTCAACGCACTCTCCAATGGCGTCGTCGCCGATCTCGGCGAGATGCTTACAGACGCGCAGATCGACGGAGCCCGGGCCGTCATCATCGCAGGCGATGCGCGCGCATTCGCTGCCGGCGCCGATCTGGATGAATTCCTCGAGGAAGGCCCGTTGCTTGCTGCATGGGATCTGATCTGGAGGTGCGAGCTGCCGATGATCTCCGCAGTGCGCGGCATTGCGTTCGGCGGCGGACTCGAGCTTGCGATGAGCTGCGACTTGATGGTCGTCGCGGAAGACGCGCGCCTCGGACAGCCCGAGATCAAGCTCGGTCTTATTCCCGGCGCCGGCGGAACGCAACGGCTGACGCGCGCGCTCGGAAAAACATTGGCGAGCGAGCTCATCATGCTCGGCGGCGAGATCAGCGGACAACTCGCGTACGAACGCGGACTTGCGAATCGCTGCGTACCCTCAGAACGTGTCGAAGCAACGGCGCTCGACCTCGCGACCTCGCTTGCTGCGGGACCGCCGCTTGCGATCCGCGCGGCGAAACGCGCGATCATGCACGCATTCGAAGATGGCTTGCGGACCTCGCTCGAGCGCGAGCGCGCCATCTTCTTCGAGCTTCTCGAAACCGAAGACGGACGCGAAGGCGTTTCCGCATTTCGCGAACGGAGGGCAGCACAATGGACGGGACGATAA
- a CDS encoding phenylacetate--CoA ligase — MQALFARLKTNVALYRERLEGRQPPRSLDELQKLPFTKKADFRDTYPLGLLAVEPEKLRRIHASSGTTGNPTVGAYTDLDLKIWGEVAARCLAAAGVRTGEMFQVAWGYGLFTGGLGMHAGAERLGACVVPASSGNTARQMQLLESLPVVGIGCTPSYALLLAERFQAEKRKPKALRIALCGAEAWTTEMRSELERMLGVTATNIYGLTEIIGPGVAQECAEAKAGLHIFEDHFLPEIIDSSSGKPVPDGQLGELVLTTLTRDAMPVLRYRTGDITRINRSTCSCGRTHARMDWLLGRVDDMLTVRGVNVFPTAIEEVLLSFNELTAQYRIILERPHGGLDKLSVEVEHSTGTQMDHIKLRAAVEHKLSEVLAISLDVRILAPMTIERVEVGKVKRVFDNRNTAK; from the coding sequence TTGCAGGCGCTCTTTGCACGTCTAAAGACGAACGTCGCGCTCTATCGCGAGCGCCTCGAAGGCCGGCAGCCCCCACGTTCGCTCGATGAACTGCAAAAGCTGCCCTTCACCAAGAAAGCCGATTTCCGGGATACATATCCGCTCGGACTACTCGCGGTCGAACCTGAGAAATTGCGGCGGATTCACGCATCTTCCGGCACGACCGGGAACCCGACGGTCGGCGCTTATACCGATCTCGATCTCAAGATTTGGGGCGAGGTCGCGGCGCGCTGCCTGGCTGCCGCCGGTGTTCGCACCGGCGAGATGTTTCAAGTTGCATGGGGCTATGGGTTGTTTACGGGCGGCCTCGGAATGCACGCCGGCGCCGAACGTCTGGGCGCGTGCGTCGTCCCAGCTAGCAGCGGAAACACCGCGCGGCAAATGCAGCTGCTGGAGTCGCTTCCGGTCGTCGGGATCGGATGCACGCCGAGCTACGCGCTCTTACTCGCCGAGCGATTTCAAGCCGAAAAGCGCAAGCCCAAAGCGCTGCGCATCGCCCTGTGCGGCGCCGAAGCGTGGACGACCGAAATGCGCAGCGAGCTCGAGCGGATGCTCGGCGTTACCGCGACCAACATTTACGGTCTGACCGAAATCATCGGCCCCGGCGTCGCGCAAGAGTGCGCCGAGGCCAAGGCCGGGCTGCACATTTTCGAAGATCACTTTCTTCCCGAGATCATCGACTCTTCGAGCGGGAAACCGGTCCCCGACGGACAGCTCGGCGAACTGGTGCTGACGACGCTCACGCGCGACGCGATGCCCGTGCTGCGCTATCGCACCGGCGACATCACGCGTATCAATCGCAGCACATGCTCGTGCGGTCGGACCCATGCTCGTATGGACTGGCTTCTCGGCCGCGTCGACGACATGTTGACGGTGCGTGGCGTCAACGTGTTCCCGACCGCGATCGAGGAAGTCTTGCTCTCGTTCAACGAGCTGACTGCGCAGTACCGTATCATCCTTGAACGTCCGCACGGCGGTCTCGACAAGCTCAGCGTTGAGGTCGAGCATTCGACCGGCACGCAAATGGACCACATCAAGCTCAGAGCCGCCGTCGAGCACAAGCTCAGCGAAGTCTTGGCCATATCGCTGGATGTGCGAATCCTCGCGCCGATGACCATCGAGCGCGTCGAGGTCGGGAAGGTGAAGCGCGTGTTCGACAACAGAAACACGGCAAAATGA
- a CDS encoding ABC transporter ATP-binding protein, with protein sequence MSLLLKLEDVHVSYGDFEALHGVSLEVEEGSIAAILGANGAGKTTTLRAISGLTPPRSGTITYDGERVDGLSARKLVERGIALTPEGRQLFPAMSVEDNLLAGTEARATSRARANLKKMYDRLPILAERRAQLAGTLSGGEQQMAAIARALMSEPRLLLLDEPSLGLAPRIVQQIFDWVREIHQGGTTVVLVEQNVASSLQLAKSAYVLAEGLVALHGPAEEIALDAGVRQAYLGHTAVENG encoded by the coding sequence GTGAGCCTCCTCCTAAAGCTGGAAGATGTGCACGTCTCTTACGGAGATTTCGAGGCGCTGCACGGCGTTTCGCTCGAAGTCGAGGAAGGTTCGATCGCTGCAATTCTCGGTGCAAACGGCGCGGGAAAGACGACGACGCTGCGCGCGATTTCCGGCTTGACGCCGCCGCGTAGCGGAACGATTACGTACGACGGCGAGCGCGTCGACGGACTCTCGGCGCGCAAGCTCGTCGAGCGCGGAATTGCGCTGACGCCCGAAGGCCGTCAGCTTTTCCCCGCGATGTCGGTTGAAGATAATCTGTTGGCCGGAACAGAAGCGCGCGCGACCTCGCGCGCCCGTGCAAATCTCAAGAAGATGTACGATCGTCTACCGATCCTGGCAGAACGCCGTGCGCAACTTGCCGGCACCCTGTCGGGCGGCGAGCAGCAAATGGCCGCAATTGCGCGCGCACTTATGTCGGAGCCGCGCTTACTGTTGTTAGACGAGCCGTCGCTTGGGCTCGCACCGCGCATCGTACAGCAGATTTTCGACTGGGTTCGCGAGATCCATCAAGGCGGAACGACAGTCGTTCTCGTCGAGCAAAACGTCGCATCGTCCTTGCAGTTAGCGAAGAGTGCGTACGTTCTCGCGGAGGGTTTAGTTGCGCTTCACGGACCTGCCGAGGAGATTGCATTAGATGCCGGCGTACGTCAAGCATATCTAGGTCACACGGCGGTTGAAAACGGCTGA
- a CDS encoding ABC transporter ATP-binding protein codes for MSALLEIDSVSRSFGGLRALTDVSFSVGEGEIVCIIGPNGAGKTTLFNVISGVMPPSTGDVRFKGKSIVGMPTHKIAHAGIGRTYQIVRPFVRLSVVDNVAVGALVHEKTYAAARRTAMEVLELVRLAHLADVPASSLTLTQRKRLEVARALATRPTLILLDEVMAGLNPTEVDAMCAFILDLRKHGISAVGGIEHLMRFVMNISDRIIVLDFGRKIAEGTPAEISTDPEVISAYFGTPIET; via the coding sequence ATGAGCGCGCTGCTCGAGATCGACAGCGTCAGCCGTTCGTTCGGCGGATTACGCGCGCTTACCGACGTGAGCTTCTCCGTCGGCGAAGGCGAGATCGTTTGCATCATCGGTCCGAACGGCGCCGGCAAGACAACGCTGTTCAACGTCATCAGCGGCGTCATGCCGCCATCGACGGGCGACGTGCGTTTCAAAGGAAAGTCGATCGTCGGAATGCCGACGCATAAAATCGCCCACGCCGGCATCGGACGAACGTATCAGATCGTGCGTCCGTTCGTGCGACTCTCCGTCGTCGACAACGTTGCGGTCGGAGCGCTCGTGCACGAGAAGACGTACGCTGCTGCGCGACGCACGGCGATGGAAGTCTTGGAGCTCGTCCGTCTCGCGCACTTGGCCGACGTCCCGGCTTCGAGCTTGACGCTGACGCAACGCAAACGTTTGGAGGTCGCGCGCGCGCTCGCGACGCGTCCAACGCTCATACTTCTTGACGAAGTGATGGCCGGTCTCAATCCGACCGAAGTCGACGCGATGTGCGCGTTTATTCTCGATCTGCGCAAGCATGGGATCTCCGCCGTGGGCGGGATCGAACATCTGATGCGCTTCGTGATGAACATCTCCGACCGGATTATCGTCCTCGATTTCGGACGCAAGATCGCTGAGGGAACGCCCGCGGAGATCTCGACTGATCCGGAAGTCATCTCCGCGTACTTCGGGACGCCGATCGAGACGTGA
- a CDS encoding branched-chain amino acid ABC transporter permease, protein MNLRILGFAALAVLFIASALVPLSGNGYILSLFYISLLFTGLAYGWNIISGYAGYLSFGQITFFGIGAYVVAIGTTRFHAEWWVCALIGGALCAALAVPMGYLMLRLQGPFFALGMLGLAQSLRIATDTIPFTGGAEGIYLPPGANAVVVYYWTLGVLVLAILLTAWIDRSAFGLRLRALREDERAAGTLGVDTTSSKVQAFVLSAIVPALLGGGYAWYLTYVEPSSIYSTEIELQTVAMAILGGMGTLWGPLVGGILMSQVSETLSTKFPQTHLMIFGALIVVLLIALPRGIVPAIVERLGRKKAAAKPLPQEAVT, encoded by the coding sequence GTGAATCTACGCATTCTCGGTTTTGCCGCCCTAGCGGTGCTTTTTATCGCTTCGGCGCTCGTGCCGTTATCCGGAAACGGTTATATTCTCTCGCTGTTTTATATCAGCTTGCTCTTTACTGGGCTCGCATACGGCTGGAATATCATCTCAGGCTATGCCGGCTATCTTTCGTTCGGGCAAATAACGTTCTTCGGGATCGGCGCCTACGTCGTTGCGATCGGCACGACTCGCTTTCACGCCGAGTGGTGGGTGTGCGCGCTGATAGGCGGCGCCTTGTGCGCAGCACTCGCCGTCCCGATGGGTTATCTGATGCTCCGCTTGCAAGGGCCGTTCTTTGCACTCGGAATGCTCGGCCTGGCGCAGAGCTTGCGCATAGCAACCGATACGATTCCCTTTACCGGTGGCGCCGAGGGCATCTATCTTCCGCCGGGCGCGAACGCCGTCGTCGTCTACTACTGGACGCTGGGCGTCTTGGTGCTTGCGATTCTTCTGACGGCATGGATCGATCGCAGCGCATTCGGACTTCGGTTGCGCGCGCTTCGCGAAGACGAGCGCGCGGCGGGCACGCTCGGCGTCGATACGACTTCGAGCAAAGTGCAAGCCTTTGTCTTGAGCGCTATCGTCCCGGCACTACTCGGCGGCGGCTACGCGTGGTATCTGACGTACGTCGAGCCAAGCTCGATCTATTCAACAGAGATCGAGCTGCAGACGGTCGCGATGGCGATTCTCGGCGGAATGGGAACGCTGTGGGGACCGCTCGTCGGCGGCATCTTGATGTCGCAAGTCTCCGAAACGCTCAGCACGAAATTCCCGCAGACGCACTTGATGATCTTCGGTGCATTGATCGTCGTCTTATTGATCGCGCTGCCGCGCGGCATCGTCCCTGCGATTGTGGAACGTCTTGGACGCAAGAAGGCGGCTGCGAAACCACTTCCGCAAGAGGCCGTCACATGA
- a CDS encoding branched-chain amino acid ABC transporter permease produces the protein MHLELVIQLIINGLLLGGVFALAALGLNVIFGVTRIVNLAHGQIVIGTALACAVVFQRYNITPIEALPVALIAGAILGTVFERLLLQRLPEHAQSREWSSLLITFGVSYFLIGLSLAIFSGDFRSVAYLTDSWHVGLVDFPKAQVLAFVLAILIAGILGLVLRSTQVGRALRAASQNLDGARACGIDISRMRTLSFALGCAIAAASGALLSMIYAFNPDTGSQFTLIAFSVVVLGGLGSYAGAILGALLLGLFVSFVGFYGNTHLGSMMPYVVFILVLLFRPSGILGKPATT, from the coding sequence GTGCACCTAGAGCTGGTCATCCAGCTCATCATCAACGGTCTGCTCTTGGGCGGCGTGTTCGCACTCGCCGCCCTTGGGCTGAACGTTATTTTCGGCGTGACGCGAATCGTCAATCTCGCACACGGCCAGATCGTCATCGGGACGGCGCTCGCGTGCGCCGTCGTCTTTCAACGGTACAACATCACGCCGATCGAAGCGCTGCCCGTCGCGCTGATTGCGGGCGCAATCTTGGGAACGGTGTTCGAGCGTCTTCTGCTGCAGCGTCTTCCCGAACACGCCCAGAGCCGTGAATGGTCGTCGCTGCTCATCACGTTCGGCGTCTCGTACTTCCTGATCGGACTTAGTCTTGCGATCTTCAGCGGCGACTTCCGCTCCGTTGCGTATTTAACGGACTCATGGCATGTCGGCTTAGTCGATTTTCCGAAGGCGCAAGTTTTGGCATTCGTGCTCGCGATTTTGATCGCCGGCATTCTCGGCCTCGTACTGCGCTCGACGCAAGTCGGACGCGCGCTGCGCGCGGCCAGTCAGAATTTGGATGGAGCGCGTGCCTGCGGGATCGACATCAGCCGCATGCGCACGCTGAGCTTTGCGCTCGGCTGCGCGATCGCTGCTGCGTCGGGCGCGCTGCTCAGCATGATCTACGCTTTCAACCCCGACACGGGCTCGCAATTCACGCTGATCGCGTTCAGCGTCGTCGTGCTCGGCGGCCTTGGAAGCTACGCCGGAGCCATCCTCGGCGCGCTTTTGCTCGGCCTCTTCGTATCGTTCGTGGGATTTTACGGCAACACGCACCTCGGTTCGATGATGCCGTACGTCGTTTTCATTCTCGTGCTGCTGTTCCGGCCGTCCGGAATTTTAGGTAAGCCCGCAACCACGTGA
- a CDS encoding amino acid ABC transporter substrate-binding protein: protein MKSASASKGIAFLLSAAILACFIGASSHKASAADPIVIGTTVSETGSYAEVGKYALQGYQLYVNQINAHGGWLGRQLQLKVYDDASDPATSVTEYQKLVQQDHVNLIVGPYSSAITAAVANIADQYKMPMISPEVASVGPFKRNLKYIFQGTATSDRYVYGAIQIAKQYGYKRIALTGEDTAFPKSIASAVPDMAKAAGLDVVFSELYPHNASDYTAIVQKIKQSNPDVVLAISYFPDSVGIIRALKQANVTPKELFFTIGPAEPNFAKEVGADAQGVLFASNWSSELKTKGNAEFAKAFKAAFGVDADYHSAQNYAAMQVLGAAIASVKSLDNDKIRDYMATHEVDTVCGTYHVDSTGMQTGYDSLTDQWQGGKQLVVYPSKWAQAKLITPYAWAK, encoded by the coding sequence ATGAAGTCAGCCAGCGCATCCAAGGGGATCGCTTTTCTTTTGAGCGCCGCCATACTCGCATGTTTTATCGGCGCTAGTTCGCACAAGGCAAGCGCGGCCGATCCGATCGTCATCGGGACGACGGTTTCGGAGACCGGCTCGTACGCAGAAGTCGGCAAGTACGCACTACAAGGTTATCAGCTCTACGTCAATCAGATTAACGCACACGGGGGCTGGCTCGGACGTCAGCTTCAATTGAAAGTGTACGACGACGCGAGCGATCCGGCGACTTCGGTCACCGAGTATCAAAAGCTCGTCCAACAGGATCACGTGAATCTGATCGTCGGACCGTACTCGAGTGCAATCACCGCGGCGGTCGCGAACATCGCCGATCAGTACAAGATGCCGATGATCTCACCCGAAGTCGCATCCGTGGGACCGTTCAAGCGTAATCTCAAGTACATCTTCCAAGGTACGGCTACGTCTGACCGCTACGTGTACGGCGCGATTCAAATCGCAAAGCAATACGGCTACAAGCGAATCGCATTGACCGGCGAAGACACTGCTTTCCCAAAGTCGATCGCCTCGGCAGTCCCGGACATGGCGAAGGCGGCTGGTCTCGACGTCGTCTTTAGCGAGCTATATCCGCACAACGCATCCGACTACACGGCGATCGTTCAGAAGATCAAACAATCGAATCCGGACGTCGTGCTCGCAATCTCGTACTTCCCGGATTCCGTCGGCATCATTCGGGCGCTCAAACAAGCCAACGTGACGCCGAAGGAGCTCTTCTTCACGATAGGCCCAGCCGAACCGAACTTCGCGAAGGAAGTCGGAGCCGACGCGCAAGGCGTGCTCTTTGCGAGTAACTGGAGCTCAGAGCTCAAGACGAAAGGCAACGCCGAGTTCGCCAAGGCGTTCAAAGCCGCGTTCGGAGTGGATGCGGACTATCACTCGGCGCAAAACTACGCCGCGATGCAAGTCCTCGGCGCTGCGATTGCCAGTGTGAAATCGCTCGACAACGACAAGATCCGCGATTACATGGCGACGCACGAAGTCGACACGGTCTGCGGAACGTATCACGTCGATTCGACCGGAATGCAGACGGGCTACGATTCACTGACCGATCAGTGGCAAGGCGGAAAACAACTCGTCGTGTACCCGAGCAAATGGGCACAAGCGAAGTTGATCACTCCATACGCCTGGGCTAAATAG
- a CDS encoding MmgE/PrpD family protein: MTTLTASPARQLITRRLAEYAVNLGFTDLPAATVEKTKQAILDLLGIAIRASIAGESSDVVLRVVDSLGSAGKATGIGIGPRYQAHYAALLNGTFAHTLDFDDTHEGGSIHPGAPAITATLAVAEEMRASGARLIAAVVAGYDATVRIAEAADPAAHYDRGFHPTATCGTFGATAAVANVANASADVLENAFGINGSQSAGSLQFLENGAWNKRIHTGLTAHNAILAFRFARAGAVGARDALEGRSGFFRGYTDGADVEHVVRTLGERFAVDETAFKPYPSCRYSHAAIDVIREIVAEANLKPEAVTAIRIGLPRKGMDLIGVPEDAKRAPRSIVDGQFSMFFLAAVALLHGRMTWDDYKLLGNADVARTIERIEVRLDPEIEARFPTMAASVEIDANGTTTRRINWTPKGEPDKPLSWDEVEAKFLSLARAVYDDAHCARIVETVRGLELLDEVGELTTLLGR; this comes from the coding sequence ATGACGACCCTGACCGCGTCCCCGGCACGCCAGTTGATCACGCGACGCCTTGCGGAGTATGCCGTGAACCTTGGGTTCACCGATCTTCCGGCAGCGACCGTAGAGAAGACGAAGCAGGCGATCCTCGACCTTTTGGGGATCGCGATCCGCGCAAGCATTGCGGGCGAATCGAGCGACGTCGTCCTACGGGTCGTCGACTCGCTGGGGAGCGCCGGGAAAGCGACCGGGATTGGAATCGGTCCGCGCTATCAAGCGCACTACGCCGCGCTATTGAACGGAACGTTCGCGCACACGCTGGATTTCGATGACACGCACGAGGGCGGCTCGATCCACCCGGGGGCACCCGCGATTACGGCCACGCTGGCGGTTGCCGAGGAGATGCGCGCCTCCGGCGCGCGGCTGATTGCGGCCGTCGTCGCGGGCTACGACGCGACCGTTCGCATCGCGGAAGCTGCGGATCCGGCGGCGCACTACGATCGCGGTTTTCATCCGACCGCGACCTGCGGGACGTTTGGGGCGACGGCCGCCGTCGCAAACGTCGCGAACGCGAGCGCCGATGTCCTCGAAAACGCTTTCGGGATAAATGGAAGCCAATCCGCCGGCTCTTTACAATTTCTGGAAAATGGCGCTTGGAACAAGCGGATCCACACGGGACTCACCGCGCACAACGCAATCCTGGCGTTTCGTTTTGCCCGGGCGGGAGCCGTCGGCGCTCGCGATGCGCTCGAGGGACGCTCGGGATTTTTCCGCGGATACACCGACGGCGCGGACGTCGAACACGTGGTTCGCACGCTCGGAGAACGGTTCGCCGTCGACGAGACCGCATTCAAGCCGTATCCTTCGTGCCGTTACTCGCACGCAGCCATCGACGTGATTCGCGAGATCGTCGCTGAAGCGAACCTGAAGCCCGAAGCCGTCACCGCGATTCGCATCGGCCTGCCGCGCAAGGGCATGGATCTTATCGGCGTCCCTGAGGACGCGAAACGTGCGCCGCGTTCGATCGTCGACGGACAATTCAGCATGTTCTTTCTCGCGGCGGTCGCGCTGCTGCACGGGCGCATGACCTGGGATGACTATAAGTTGCTCGGAAATGCGGACGTCGCGCGAACGATCGAGCGAATCGAAGTGCGCTTGGATCCCGAGATCGAAGCACGTTTCCCAACCATGGCTGCGAGCGTCGAGATCGATGCGAACGGCACTACCACGCGGCGGATCAACTGGACGCCGAAGGGCGAACCCGACAAGCCGCTTTCGTGGGACGAAGTCGAAGCCAAGTTCCTCAGCTTGGCGCGCGCAGTCTACGACGATGCGCACTGCGCGCGGATCGTCGAGACGGTGCGCGGTCTCGAACTTCTGGACGAAGTCGGTGAGCTGACGACGCTACTCGGCAGATGA